From Candidatus Woesearchaeota archaeon, one genomic window encodes:
- a CDS encoding mRNA surveillance protein pelota codes for MKLIYSNMRKGEVKIRVESLDDLWYLSNLIDEGDLVKGRTLRKIKIGEEGARKQAVIKKPVFIAIKVEKAEFSKTSDVLRVLGTIVEGPEDIPRGEHHSFNVEIGSIIELVKEKWLRYQLDKLKEACSEEASRILICILDRESALFALSKKQGYDLLGKMKGEVEKKAVKERIKAEFYLDVIKTMQEYIKRYKIDSLILASPSFWKEDLVKQIKDDELKKKIVLATCSSEGEEAINEVLKRKEVQTVLKKDRIAKEMNLVEELLVNIAKNALAAYGIQEVENAANMGAVKILIVADSLIRSSREEKTYDRLDTIMKTVDSAKGEVHIISSDHDGGKRLNGLGGIGAVLRYRIS; via the coding sequence ATGAAGCTGATTTATTCCAATATGAGGAAGGGGGAAGTGAAAATAAGGGTCGAAAGCTTAGATGACCTGTGGTATTTAAGCAATCTGATTGACGAGGGAGATTTAGTTAAAGGAAGGACTCTCAGAAAGATCAAAATCGGCGAGGAAGGCGCAAGAAAGCAGGCCGTCATTAAAAAACCCGTTTTTATCGCAATAAAGGTTGAAAAAGCTGAATTCAGCAAAACATCAGATGTTTTAAGGGTTCTGGGTACAATTGTCGAAGGCCCTGAAGACATCCCAAGAGGAGAGCATCATTCTTTTAACGTCGAGATCGGCTCGATTATAGAACTCGTAAAAGAAAAATGGCTGCGATACCAGCTGGATAAATTAAAGGAAGCATGCTCAGAGGAAGCATCCCGCATTTTGATATGCATTCTGGACAGAGAGTCTGCATTGTTTGCTTTGTCAAAAAAACAGGGTTATGATTTGTTGGGCAAAATGAAAGGTGAGGTTGAGAAAAAAGCAGTAAAGGAGAGAATAAAAGCAGAGTTCTATCTCGATGTGATAAAAACAATGCAGGAATATATTAAAAGATACAAAATAGACAGCCTAATCCTTGCAAGCCCGTCATTCTGGAAAGAAGATCTGGTTAAGCAGATTAAAGATGATGAATTGAAGAAAAAGATAGTTCTTGCAACATGCTCTTCTGAAGGCGAAGAAGCCATCAATGAAGTGCTGAAAAGAAAAGAAGTTCAGACAGTTTTAAAAAAAGACAGGATTGCAAAGGAAATGAACCTTGTCGAAGAATTGCTGGTTAATATTGCCAAAAATGCCCTTGCCGCCTATGGTATACAGGAAGTCGAGAATGCGGCAAATATGGGTGCAGTTAAGATTTTGATAGTTGCAGATTCTTTGATCAGGAGCTCAAGGGAAGAAAAGACTTATGACAGGCTGGACACAATAATGAAAACCGTTGACAGTGCAAAGGGAGAAGTGCACATCATAAGCTCGGATCATGACGGCGGAAAAAGATTAAACGGCCTGGGCGGGATTGGAGCGGTGTTAAGATATAGAATAAGTTAA
- a CDS encoding PIN domain-containing protein yields MNKKYWFDTCIWRDFYEDRFSKAGNPLGKYASDAFMAVLKNKDNILFSESLVQELKKDYDEKDINDMLNLLFLAKVLTRVDIAKEEYLEAKKLAEERKIPFVDCLNAVQARNNKATMVSQDEHFTRNLSDIVKVMKPQSLS; encoded by the coding sequence ATGAATAAAAAATACTGGTTCGATACCTGCATTTGGAGAGATTTCTATGAAGACAGATTTAGTAAAGCTGGAAACCCTCTCGGAAAATATGCCAGCGATGCATTCATGGCGGTTTTAAAAAATAAAGACAATATATTGTTTTCAGAATCATTAGTTCAAGAATTAAAGAAAGATTATGATGAAAAGGACATTAATGATATGCTCAACCTATTGTTCCTCGCCAAAGTTTTAACTAGGGTAGATATTGCAAAAGAAGAGTATCTCGAAGCAAAGAAATTAGCAGAGGAGAGAAAAATTCCTTTTGTTGACTGCCTTAATGCTGTGCAGGCGAGAAATAATAAAGCAACAATGGTATCCCAAGATGAGCATTTTACTAGGAATCTTTCTGATATCGTAAAAGTGATGAAACCGCAGTCTCTTAGCTAA
- a CDS encoding ribbon-helix-helix domain-containing protein — MEAVTVKFQEDVLKKIDETISEHNFNSRTEFIREAVRDKVAELGKEELVKEFLKYRGKARKKTTHEENRMTKEAVSKELLAELGKRFS, encoded by the coding sequence ATGGAAGCCGTAACTGTAAAATTCCAAGAGGATGTACTAAAAAAGATAGACGAAACCATATCCGAACATAACTTCAACTCCAGAACAGAGTTTATAAGGGAAGCAGTAAGGGATAAAGTGGCAGAACTTGGCAAAGAAGAGCTGGTTAAAGAGTTTCTAAAATACAGGGGCAAAGCCAGGAAAAAGACTACGCACGAAGAAAACAGAATGACAAAAGAAGCAGTAAGCAAGGAATTGTTGGCAGAATTAGGCAAGAGATTTAGCTAA
- a CDS encoding DMT family transporter: MSIPLGIIFGIIAMIGWGVADFFAAKAVRKTGVLKTFLWSQIIGLILFFIIFSLFFKLPLLSFNTIGIISIAGFLGVISWLAFYKGMQIGKVSIVSPIAACWAVVTVILSLIFLNEKLTMLQAVGVGLAILGAVMASFKLHDLLKLRLKNIAIGVEYAIIALLGWGVYFVLIGFLAAELKWFLPIFLIKTATVFYLFIYSGVAKKNISFPKNAASFILLIGILEFAAFLSYGLGISYEYTAVVAPIGAAFPMVTVILARIFFKETLELNQKIGIVSVLAGLVLLSI, from the coding sequence ATGAGCATTCCGCTTGGCATAATCTTCGGGATCATTGCAATGATCGGCTGGGGAGTAGCTGATTTTTTTGCTGCAAAAGCCGTCAGAAAAACTGGCGTGCTTAAAACATTTCTTTGGAGCCAGATAATCGGCTTAATTTTATTTTTTATAATATTCTCTTTATTTTTTAAATTGCCGCTGCTGTCATTCAATACAATCGGCATAATCTCAATTGCCGGTTTTCTTGGTGTCATTTCATGGCTGGCTTTTTATAAAGGAATGCAGATAGGAAAAGTTTCAATTGTCAGCCCGATTGCTGCTTGTTGGGCGGTTGTTACAGTAATCTTGAGCCTGATTTTTCTTAATGAAAAGTTAACCATGCTTCAGGCTGTTGGTGTTGGTTTGGCTATTTTAGGCGCTGTCATGGCATCTTTCAAGCTGCACGATCTATTGAAATTAAGGCTGAAAAATATTGCAATAGGCGTAGAATATGCTATAATTGCATTGTTGGGATGGGGTGTATATTTTGTTCTTATTGGTTTTTTAGCAGCTGAATTAAAATGGTTCCTGCCAATATTTCTTATAAAAACAGCTACGGTTTTTTATTTATTCATATACTCCGGCGTAGCAAAGAAAAATATATCCTTCCCAAAAAATGCTGCATCATTCATACTCTTAATTGGCATTTTGGAATTTGCTGCCTTCTTATCCTATGGACTTGGCATTAGTTATGAATACACTGCCGTAGTCGCCCCAATCGGCGCAGCTTTCCCGATGGTTACTGTGATCCTGGCCAGGATATTTTTTAAAGAAACTTTGGAATTAAATCAGAAGATAGGCATTGTTTCCGTCTTGGCTGGCTTGGTTTTATTATCTATATAA
- a CDS encoding NAD(P)(+) transhydrogenase (Re/Si-specific) subunit beta, with protein sequence MILAELIYVVSAVLFILSLRWMSEVKTSRRGNFAGASGMILAIIATIMAAGLQRYDIVIIAVVIGGVAGAAMALKMPMTAVPQRTAISHAFGALAAALVGTAEYFQYTPKIDTFTMIILAAEVILGYLTFTGSIIAFAKLQGLISGRPFIYPGRRIISAVVFISAIAAGAYLLFNPANTLMFLIMAALALVFGVLLVMAIGGADMPTVIAILNSFAGLSAAGLGFVLNNKVLIVAGALDGSSGLILAILMCKAMNRSFANVLFGGFGSAAKSTVSKDSAEKNIKSMDVEEAAPILAYAHSLIIVPGYGMAVAQAQHAVYDLMDTLEKKGVKVDFAIHPVAGRMPGHMNVLLAEADVPYDKLKEMDHINHEFKHTDVALIVGANDIVNPAATQNKGSPIYGMPILKAYEAKTVMVIKRSAGGAGFSGISNELFGYPNTVMVYGDAKEVINKLIQNIREM encoded by the coding sequence ATGATCCTTGCTGAGCTTATCTATGTTGTTTCAGCTGTGCTGTTCATACTCTCCCTCAGATGGATGAGTGAAGTGAAAACATCAAGAAGAGGGAATTTTGCCGGAGCCAGCGGCATGATATTGGCGATTATAGCAACAATCATGGCGGCTGGCTTGCAAAGATATGACATTGTCATTATTGCTGTTGTAATCGGCGGAGTTGCAGGAGCGGCCATGGCATTAAAAATGCCGATGACTGCTGTCCCGCAAAGAACAGCAATCTCCCATGCATTTGGCGCGCTTGCTGCTGCATTAGTTGGAACTGCTGAATATTTTCAGTATACGCCAAAAATCGATACATTTACAATGATCATTCTTGCAGCAGAGGTTATTTTGGGATATCTGACATTTACAGGAAGCATTATAGCATTTGCAAAATTACAGGGGCTTATTTCAGGAAGGCCTTTTATTTATCCCGGAAGAAGAATAATAAGCGCAGTTGTTTTTATCAGCGCCATTGCTGCCGGCGCTTATTTGCTGTTTAACCCTGCGAATACATTGATGTTTCTCATAATGGCTGCTCTTGCCCTTGTATTTGGCGTTCTTCTTGTCATGGCAATAGGCGGAGCAGATATGCCGACAGTAATTGCAATCTTAAATTCATTTGCAGGATTGTCTGCAGCTGGCCTGGGATTTGTACTTAACAACAAAGTGCTTATTGTGGCTGGCGCATTAGATGGCTCTTCCGGCCTTATTCTTGCAATATTGATGTGCAAGGCAATGAACCGCTCTTTTGCAAATGTCTTGTTCGGAGGATTTGGAAGCGCTGCAAAATCTACGGTGAGCAAGGACTCTGCTGAAAAAAATATTAAGTCAATGGATGTTGAGGAAGCTGCGCCTATACTTGCTTACGCGCATTCGCTGATCATTGTCCCCGGCTATGGAATGGCGGTGGCGCAAGCGCAGCATGCAGTTTACGATCTTATGGATACTCTGGAAAAAAAGGGAGTGAAAGTTGATTTTGCAATCCACCCTGTTGCAGGCAGAATGCCCGGCCACATGAATGTTCTGCTTGCAGAGGCAGATGTGCCTTATGATAAATTAAAGGAAATGGACCATATAAACCACGAATTCAAGCATACAGATGTTGCGCTTATTGTTGGAGCAAATGATATTGTCAACCCAGCAGCAACCCAAAACAAGGGAAGCCCAATTTACGGCATGCCGATTCTAAAGGCGTATGAAGCAAAGACCGTAATGGTTATTAAAAGAAGCGCCGGAGGAGCGGGCTTTTCCGGGATCAGCAATGAGCTTTTTGGGTATCCCAACACAGTAATGGTGTATGGTGATGCAAAAGAAGTAATAAATAAATTAATTCAAAACATCAGGGAGATGTAA
- a CDS encoding proton-translocating transhydrogenase family protein has product MIEATSSDIIINLLIFLISSLLGLELIRHVSRLLHTPLMSLTNAISSVVIVAALIVMAHANNILIVALAAAAIACAATNAIGGFMITERILKMFKQERKK; this is encoded by the coding sequence ATGATAGAAGCAACCTCTTCAGATATAATAATTAATTTATTGATTTTCCTGATCTCATCGCTGCTTGGATTGGAGCTGATAAGGCATGTTTCAAGATTATTGCACACTCCTCTTATGTCATTGACTAATGCCATATCTTCTGTCGTCATTGTTGCTGCACTTATTGTCATGGCTCATGCAAATAATATTTTAATTGTTGCGCTGGCTGCTGCTGCCATTGCCTGCGCTGCAACAAACGCCATAGGCGGATTTATGATTACAGAAAGAATCCTGAAGATGTTCAAGCAGGAGAGGAAAAAATGA
- a CDS encoding Re/Si-specific NAD(P)(+) transhydrogenase subunit alpha yields the protein MAEDPKLIVFIIKDVGEGETRAAATPETVKAMIEHGLEVHVEAGAGERSSFSDEEYKKAGAVIGHDKLYSSADIILAVNPPLHHHMKENACWLSFMDVSSSLDIIKTMADKKITCFSMNLIPRISRAQKMDALTSQANIGGYKAVIMAANELGKIFPLMMTAAGTLHPAKVVILGAGVAGLQAIATAKRLGALVEASDVRPSVKEQVESLGAKFIEVKFDKDAEDKGGYAKAASPEFLKRQAEEVSKRVANADIVICTALVPGKKAPILVTEEMVKSMKAGSVIVDMAAVQGGNCALTEPGEIAVKHGVKIIGVKNIPATVPVHSTQMYAKNIFALLSTIIKAGKLHIDLTDEIIAGSLVTHEGRIINETAAKELQKGGAA from the coding sequence ATGGCAGAAGATCCAAAACTGATCGTCTTTATAATTAAAGATGTGGGGGAAGGGGAAACAAGAGCAGCAGCTACACCTGAAACTGTTAAAGCTATGATCGAGCACGGCCTTGAAGTCCATGTTGAGGCTGGCGCAGGCGAGAGATCATCCTTCTCAGACGAAGAATATAAAAAAGCAGGCGCAGTTATCGGCCATGACAAGCTTTATTCTTCTGCAGATATAATCCTTGCAGTAAATCCGCCATTACATCATCATATGAAAGAAAATGCCTGCTGGCTGTCATTCATGGATGTTTCATCGTCATTGGACATAATAAAAACAATGGCTGACAAGAAAATAACGTGTTTCTCGATGAATCTGATTCCGCGCATTTCAAGGGCGCAAAAAATGGATGCACTGACATCGCAGGCAAATATTGGCGGTTACAAAGCAGTCATTATGGCAGCTAATGAATTAGGAAAAATATTTCCTTTGATGATGACTGCTGCAGGCACATTGCATCCAGCAAAGGTTGTTATTCTTGGAGCAGGTGTTGCAGGATTGCAGGCAATTGCAACTGCAAAGAGGCTTGGCGCTTTAGTGGAAGCTTCTGATGTAAGGCCTTCTGTCAAAGAGCAGGTTGAAAGCTTAGGGGCAAAATTCATTGAAGTTAAATTTGACAAGGATGCAGAAGATAAGGGAGGATATGCCAAAGCTGCATCGCCGGAATTCCTAAAAAGGCAGGCTGAAGAAGTCAGCAAGAGGGTTGCAAATGCAGATATTGTAATATGCACTGCACTGGTTCCTGGAAAAAAAGCTCCGATTCTTGTGACAGAAGAAATGGTGAAATCAATGAAAGCTGGCTCGGTTATTGTTGATATGGCTGCTGTCCAGGGAGGAAACTGCGCTTTGACAGAGCCAGGTGAAATTGCTGTAAAGCACGGAGTTAAGATCATTGGAGTGAAAAATATCCCGGCAACTGTTCCTGTCCATTCAACGCAGATGTATGCAAAAAATATTTTTGCTTTATTGTCAACTATTATTAAAGCAGGAAAATTGCATATTGATCTTACTGATGAAATTATTGCAGGCTCATTGGTAACTCATGAAGGCAGGATAATAAATGAGACTGCTGCGAAAGAATTACAGAAAGGCGGTGCAGCATGA
- a CDS encoding helix-turn-helix domain-containing protein, with amino-acid sequence MDVAILEDLGLTQAEIKVYVALLELGSSTAGPILEKSNLQNSVVHRALNSLIEKGLISFILEGKRRIYQATDPENFFNFIDDKKKRFGELLPELKEKQKLAKKEEGASIFRGKRGINELYNVLLNSGGKEYNTFGGGTRVTHDVMGETWWKNLHVKRLEKKIKCRQVFDETIRTFGEELNKKPLTSIRFLSEKFEQLQETVIIGNYVGIAIFTERPYGILIKDKTVADGYRKQFEILWKTAIS; translated from the coding sequence ATGGATGTTGCAATCTTAGAAGATTTGGGATTAACTCAGGCGGAAATCAAAGTCTATGTGGCTCTTTTGGAGTTAGGCAGCTCTACTGCCGGCCCAATCCTGGAGAAATCAAATTTACAGAATTCTGTAGTTCACAGAGCCCTGAACTCTCTCATAGAGAAAGGCCTGATCAGTTTCATATTAGAGGGAAAAAGAAGGATTTACCAGGCCACAGACCCTGAAAACTTTTTTAATTTCATTGATGACAAAAAGAAAAGGTTCGGGGAGCTTTTGCCCGAACTGAAAGAAAAACAAAAACTGGCTAAAAAAGAAGAGGGCGCATCAATTTTTAGGGGAAAAAGGGGAATTAATGAGCTTTATAATGTCTTACTAAATTCCGGGGGAAAGGAATACAATACCTTCGGCGGCGGAACAAGAGTCACCCATGATGTTATGGGTGAAACATGGTGGAAAAACCTTCATGTTAAAAGACTAGAAAAAAAGATTAAGTGCAGGCAGGTATTTGATGAAACAATCAGAACATTCGGAGAGGAATTAAACAAAAAACCATTAACCAGCATCCGTTTTTTATCAGAAAAATTCGAGCAGCTTCAGGAAACAGTCATTATTGGAAATTATGTTGGAATTGCTATTTTTACAGAACGCCCTTACGGAATATTGATTAAAGACAAAACTGTTGCAGATGGCTACAGAAAACAGTTTGAGATCCTTTGGAAAACAGCAATCTCCTAG
- a CDS encoding HEPN domain-containing protein has protein sequence MLTDKRIKEAESNVKSYLRDGLLKKAVMDKQVINILLRNAKESLRVAEEISQRNISELWVIVCSYYAMYYYANAVLFKLGYKVGEKIVHKVTSDAIIVYVKGKLKESLIEEYEETKEEALNLAGLKADALIESFEFERNKRSLIQYKTIEVEKQSKAKTSLQRAKEFTREMEKLLSEDKNGE, from the coding sequence ATGTTAACAGATAAAAGAATAAAGGAAGCTGAAAGCAATGTAAAATCTTACTTGAGAGATGGGCTGCTAAAAAAAGCGGTTATGGACAAACAAGTGATAAACATTCTTTTAAGGAATGCAAAGGAGAGCCTGAGAGTGGCAGAAGAAATCAGCCAAAGGAATATTTCGGAATTATGGGTAATAGTCTGCTCATATTACGCAATGTATTATTATGCAAATGCTGTACTTTTTAAACTTGGCTACAAGGTGGGAGAAAAAATTGTCCATAAAGTAACTTCGGACGCAATAATTGTTTATGTTAAGGGAAAACTGAAAGAATCTTTAATTGAAGAATACGAGGAAACAAAAGAAGAAGCACTGAATCTTGCAGGATTGAAAGCAGATGCTTTAATAGAATCATTTGAGTTTGAAAGAAACAAGAGAAGCCTGATACAATATAAGACAATAGAAGTTGAAAAGCAGTCAAAAGCCAAGACCTCATTGCAGAGAGCAAAAGAGTTTACAAGAGAGATGGAGAAATTGCTTTCTGAGGACAAAAATGGCGAATAA
- a CDS encoding nucleotidyltransferase domain-containing protein, protein MNGDIDILKLLLCRKEERFTIKKIAEALKINYRIAYEKVAMLEKEGLLKVTKIGNSKICEFTNRFSNKVYDAEYLRRMALFKNKDFLVLHNRLAELNFLFIALLFGSHAKGTANKHSDIDILAIGGDGKEIEATLSLLPDKIHLTHVSFKDFIHMAKSKEFTAVSEAIKNNIILIGIEEYYRVMENVNR, encoded by the coding sequence ATGAACGGCGATATAGATATATTGAAGCTCCTGCTTTGCAGGAAAGAAGAGCGATTTACCATAAAAAAGATAGCTGAAGCCCTAAAAATCAATTACAGAATCGCATATGAGAAGGTAGCAATGCTTGAGAAAGAAGGCCTGCTTAAAGTCACTAAGATAGGCAATTCAAAGATTTGTGAATTCACAAATAGATTCAGCAACAAAGTTTACGATGCAGAATACCTGAGAAGAATGGCCCTGTTTAAGAACAAGGATTTTCTGGTGCTCCACAACAGGCTGGCAGAGCTAAACTTTTTGTTTATAGCTTTGCTTTTTGGCTCTCATGCAAAAGGAACTGCAAACAAACATTCGGATATTGATATTTTGGCTATTGGCGGAGATGGCAAAGAAATAGAAGCCACTCTTTCGCTATTGCCTGACAAAATACATTTAACCCATGTGAGTTTCAAAGATTTTATCCATATGGCAAAAAGCAAGGAGTTTACAGCTGTAAGCGAAGCTATTAAAAACAATATTATATTAATCGGAATAGAGGAATATTACAGGGTGATGGAAAATGTTAACAGATAA
- a CDS encoding CoA-binding protein yields MVKNKIKKLDAIFNPRSIAIIGASRDEKSVGHAILRNLTVGCVFKCKYCKPFKGSIYPINPNADEILGIKCYAKLGDVADEIDLAVIALPAKIVPAIMKECAKKKVKGAIIISAGFAELGEEGKKLQDEVVKLAKAAKIPLVGPNCLGIIRPAASMNASFAPSTPPQGNVAFISQSGALADSIIDWAIEERYGFSAVISYGNGADLDVYDFLEWLGNDDETNAIALYIEGIDDGRRFMEIAKKVSRIKPVVVLKAGKTQTGKSAVSSHTGSLAGSYEVYEAAFRQSGLIIADTVEELFDIAKALAEQQPCRENAVAIVTNGGGCGVLCADKCSEYGVNVVELKQSTINKLDKSGKMHPAYSRRNPLDIIGDALPERYEAAINTLLGEEYIHSLIVIQTLQAMTDSIEDAKIVIEANKKFPSKPIVCTYMGGKFSRESIELLKTHKIPDYNDLSKSAKAMQALILRGEYLKKIKDQSRHVNS; encoded by the coding sequence ATGGTGAAAAATAAAATAAAAAAACTTGATGCTATATTTAATCCGAGATCGATTGCAATAATCGGCGCATCAAGGGATGAGAAATCTGTCGGGCACGCTATTTTAAGGAATCTTACAGTTGGCTGTGTTTTCAAATGCAAGTACTGCAAGCCGTTTAAAGGCAGCATTTATCCAATAAACCCGAATGCAGACGAGATTCTTGGAATAAAGTGCTATGCTAAACTTGGAGATGTTGCTGATGAAATTGATCTTGCTGTTATTGCCTTGCCTGCAAAGATCGTTCCTGCAATAATGAAAGAGTGCGCAAAGAAAAAAGTCAAGGGCGCCATTATAATCTCAGCAGGATTTGCAGAGTTGGGGGAGGAGGGTAAAAAATTACAAGACGAAGTTGTTAAACTAGCCAAAGCTGCAAAAATTCCATTGGTTGGGCCAAACTGCCTCGGCATAATAAGGCCTGCTGCTTCAATGAATGCAAGCTTTGCCCCTTCAACACCGCCTCAAGGAAATGTTGCATTTATCAGCCAGTCGGGCGCGCTTGCTGATTCTATTATTGACTGGGCGATTGAAGAAAGGTATGGTTTTAGTGCTGTAATCAGTTATGGCAACGGGGCAGATCTTGATGTTTATGATTTTTTAGAATGGCTTGGCAATGATGATGAAACAAATGCAATTGCGCTTTATATCGAGGGGATAGATGACGGAAGAAGATTTATGGAGATTGCAAAAAAAGTCAGCAGAATAAAGCCAGTAGTTGTTCTGAAAGCCGGAAAAACGCAGACTGGAAAAAGCGCTGTTTCATCTCATACTGGATCATTGGCAGGAAGCTATGAAGTATATGAGGCTGCATTCAGGCAATCCGGGTTAATAATTGCAGATACAGTTGAAGAATTATTTGATATTGCAAAAGCATTGGCTGAGCAGCAGCCATGCCGGGAGAATGCAGTTGCGATTGTTACCAATGGCGGCGGATGCGGAGTTTTATGCGCAGACAAATGCTCTGAGTATGGAGTGAATGTTGTTGAGCTGAAGCAAAGTACGATAAATAAATTGGATAAAAGCGGAAAGATGCATCCTGCATATTCAAGAAGGAATCCGCTTGACATTATTGGAGATGCCCTGCCTGAAAGGTATGAAGCTGCGATCAATACTTTGCTTGGCGAAGAGTACATACACAGCCTTATCGTGATACAGACGCTGCAGGCAATGACTGATTCCATTGAAGACGCAAAGATTGTCATTGAAGCAAATAAAAAATTCCCTTCAAAGCCAATTGTGTGCACTTACATGGGGGGGAAGTTCAGCAGGGAGAGCATAGAACTGCTTAAAACGCACAAGATCCCGGATTACAACGATCTGAGCAAATCAGCAAAGGCAATGCAGGCATTGATCCTGAGGGGAGAGTATTTGAAAAAAATAAAAGATCAAAGCCGCCACGTCAATAGTTGA
- a CDS encoding acetate--CoA ligase family protein — translation MMRNLGFIDAKKILRKYKLPFPSSELAKSESEVCKIADKMRYPVVLKIDSPDIIHKSDVGGVIVDLKSKEEIETAYCKIIKNIKNAKINGVVVQKMERGTAVIIGMKRDAQFGPVLMFGLGGIFVEIMKDVSFRIAPIDKNEAMEMIKEIKGYEVLKGARGSEKANINAIADIILKLSKLAIKEKNIVELDFNPVIVNKKTAKIVDARFIAGK, via the coding sequence ATGATGAGGAATCTTGGTTTTATAGATGCAAAAAAGATTTTGAGAAAATATAAACTGCCTTTTCCATCATCAGAATTAGCAAAATCTGAATCTGAAGTGTGCAAAATAGCGGATAAGATGAGATATCCTGTTGTTTTAAAAATAGATTCTCCTGACATTATTCATAAAAGCGATGTCGGCGGAGTTATTGTGGATTTAAAGTCAAAGGAAGAAATTGAAACTGCATACTGCAAAATAATTAAAAATATTAAAAATGCGAAAATAAACGGGGTTGTTGTGCAGAAGATGGAGCGCGGAACTGCTGTGATCATCGGAATGAAGCGCGATGCCCAGTTCGGGCCTGTGCTTATGTTCGGCCTGGGCGGGATTTTTGTTGAGATAATGAAGGATGTTTCTTTCAGGATTGCGCCGATTGATAAGAATGAGGCAATGGAGATGATCAAAGAGATAAAGGGCTATGAAGTGCTGAAAGGAGCAAGAGGATCGGAAAAGGCGAATATTAATGCAATTGCTGACATCATCTTAAAATTATCAAAATTAGCGATTAAAGAGAAGAATATCGTGGAGCTTGATTTCAATCCTGTGATTGTGAATAAAAAAACTGCAAAGATTGTTGATGCAAGGTTTATTGCCGGGAAATAA
- a CDS encoding helix-turn-helix domain-containing protein: MIVKEEFLSKLRRYFSLNLYEVKIWTALLSRGVSTAGELSDIGNVPRSRSYDVLESLEKKGFVIMKLGKPIKYIAVPPSEVIERVKKNMREDADDKVKRLEELKGTEVIGELNTLHKEGIELVEPSDLSGSLRGRHNLYNHIELTIRNAEESVTIMTTTQGLIRKIEGLKPTFEKLKKRGVKIRIAAPITKEAAAAVKDISSVAEIRNTNSKARFIIVDGKELIFMVLDDKDVHPTYDVGIWINSPFFAGALEELFELAWKEMKPAEKLIKA; this comes from the coding sequence ATGATTGTAAAAGAAGAATTTTTAAGCAAACTCAGGAGATATTTTTCTCTAAATTTGTATGAAGTGAAGATCTGGACAGCTTTGCTGTCGAGAGGCGTATCAACAGCAGGAGAGCTTTCTGATATTGGAAATGTTCCAAGAAGCAGAAGCTATGATGTATTGGAAAGCTTGGAAAAGAAAGGATTTGTCATAATGAAGCTTGGCAAGCCAATAAAGTACATTGCAGTTCCTCCTTCTGAAGTTATTGAAAGAGTAAAGAAGAACATGAGAGAAGATGCCGATGATAAAGTAAAAAGATTGGAAGAGCTTAAGGGAACAGAGGTGATAGGCGAGCTTAACACCTTGCATAAAGAAGGCATTGAATTAGTTGAGCCGAGTGATCTTTCAGGCAGCCTGAGAGGAAGGCACAATCTGTACAACCACATCGAGCTGACAATAAGGAATGCTGAAGAAAGCGTTACAATAATGACGACAACACAAGGGCTGATAAGAAAAATTGAAGGATTAAAGCCTACATTTGAAAAACTAAAGAAAAGAGGCGTCAAAATAAGAATAGCCGCTCCGATTACAAAAGAAGCCGCAGCTGCTGTAAAAGACATTTCAAGCGTGGCAGAGATAAGGAATACGAACAGCAAGGCAAGGTTCATAATTGTCGACGGAAAAGAGCTGATCTTTATGGTGCTTGATGACAAAGACGTCCATCCAACCTATGATGTTGGAATCTGGATCAATTCACCTTTCTTTGCAGGAGCATTAGAAGAGTTGTTCGAGCTTGCATGGAAAGAAATGAAGCCTGCTGAAAAACTCATCAAGGCATAA